Genomic segment of Citrus sinensis cultivar Valencia sweet orange chromosome 7, DVS_A1.0, whole genome shotgun sequence:
TTTGTTTGCTGAAACTTCAGCTTTAAGTTTGGTTTTGAGGAATGCTGATATGAAGAACTGTCAGTtttctgtctttttttttttatcatttttgcaGACAGTGATAGACCAGGCAATGGTTCACCTGCTTAGCTGTACAGATGAGTTGCTTGGCGGTGATTCTGGAAACTCTAGCAAATTATCTCCAGGCTCTAAGCATGACAAAAGCAATATGCGTCAAGGTCGTGGACACAAAGTCAGAGAACTTCAGAAGGAAGCCTCCAGTTCTAATGACAATGGTAAGTGATATAGAAAAAGTTCATAGATCATCCAAATGCATGCTTACATGGGTAAGCACTCAAGTTGTTTCATGTAATCTACTGAGAAGAGCTGTTGATGCCTAGGTTTGATATTGACTTGATGCTGAAAGGAAATATCCTTAATTTCACTTCTTCCGAAGATGGCTAAAGTTAAATTTCTAGATAACATGTATTTGTATTGATACACTAGACAGGTTTTTCGTTGAAGACTGATACACATATCTGTTGGTGGTTGACCGACACTTTCTGTTACACCAGAGTTTGTGTTGTAAACTTCTTGAAAGCGCTGGTGGCACTCATATATAGAGAAGTAAGAAGCATGTTATTCTCAGGGTCGCTGGAATGGTCATATAAAGATGCGTTAAATCTGTGCATGCTTCTCTAGAATATCTATTGGCTTAATTGGTTCTCCTGATAGTATATATTGTGGACTATCATTATTTTGCTTTGACAAGAGACCATGCTTTTGTTTCACAACTAGAAGGCTAAGCTACAGAGGTAGCTtactttgtcaaaatttaCTTGATCtagaaaagataattttgcacttgtttaaaatatcatattattcCACTTGAGGATACCTAAGATAATTTTGCATTTGTTTAAATGTCTTATTAGTCCACTTGAGGATACCAATTTTGCtgtattcttttaaaaagataagCCAGGAGAGACCATCTATTTTGATGCTAAAGAGATTATAGTTTTACCATATTTAGGACCTTGGTGCTAAAGGGATCATCTGATTAACATTCCAATTCTCTGACTGCTTCAGTTTAGAGCAATTGTGCACCCATAATTATTAGCTCAAATCATCTTGCTAGAAAAGTTCCACATTTTCTGTTCCTCAGCCTTTTTCATTCTTATAGCTCAAAGCAATAATTCTTTGACATTTATGCAGGATCTGTCTGTACTGGACAAAAAATAACGTCAAAGAAGGTGAACATGCTAACTGTAGTTCTCAAGTTCATAGTGGATTCCACTGCGTTGGGTTTTCTTTCTCACATCCAAGGAAGTTGTGCCAAGTTTACTACAGCTTATGTACAGTATGTCATATCTGCCTTAGGGCAACAATCTAGAGATAGCTTGCTGGTCAACCACAATGACTTAAAAGAAACTTTTATCCCTCTGAAGAGCTCCTTCAGCTATGCTGCCAAGTTAATCAATCTGTGCCTTAGAGATAGCAGTGAAGCTTCTCCACCCCCCGCAGAAGCTTTTGACCTTGTGAATGAACTGATCAACCTAATATGCTCAGTTGAACTGCACATGGATTCTGGTTATGCTGCACGTCTTGTTGTAGTAGCAAAGGCTTGGCTGCTTGATCTGATCCTGGCTCTAGGATCTGGGTGTATATTTTATCAGAGTCGGGCAGGAGGGGTGCATTTTACTGCATCTGATCACTTCAAAGTCCATTTTCCATGGTGGCTCTTAATTTTGGCAAGGACTGAGCTTGATGAAATAAGTAAAGTTAATTCAGACGAGGACAATGGCAGGGTTTCTAAACAAGAGGAATTTCCTGAGTTTAAGAAATTTATGGAACTGATAATACCATTGCTGAAAGGAAATCCTGGTATATTGGATGCAGTTGGGGTTGTTTTCTTGACTGGCTCAGTGGTTGGGCTGGAAAGGAAGGACTTTGGTTTGTTTCTGGGACTTGTACACTTTGTTTGTGTGAAGTTAATAGGAGCAGATAATAGGGAGTGGAATGGTCTTGATGCAATGTTGGTCTCTCTGCCTGACATATATCCTCGGATCgagaaagaaattgaagaacaaagtcAAGAAGATGAAAGACAGAAATTGCTTGATGCAAAGGTGTTGCTGGAACCTGTTTGGATGCATCATGTTTTTGAAACTGAGAGGTTTTCTGTGATGGAAGAAGATATGGATTCTTGAATGGATGTGGTTTTGTGTTTACAAAGGGCATATAATATGCCTCGTTGTAGAAAACAACTCAAATTGCGTTGTATCTACGGAAGCTACATTCTCTTAAGACTTCGATGAAATGGTATTCCTTGTTCATGACATGTTTTATTACCCATACACAATATACTGGTTTTATTGAAAGTTCGTTGAATCACGAATCATTTGAAAATTCTTGTGAATGCAGGACATACGTATATACTCTGAACAaccttattttaataaaattaaaactaccTATCATATGAATTACCattaagaatatatattatgaacTAATATAACCTAATTGCTATGAAAATTCATATAACACACCTATTATTCTAAATGTAATTCTCTTGTTTTAAACAATGAACAgttattttcaacatttgaaacaaaatttaaaagattttaactATAACTGAGtgatgttttttatttttcaaaaaactaaaatgaataaaagtaccgtaaatataaataatttaaaattaaaagtacaatttttgcctttttatttcacccaaaaaatgaaaaaaaaaagaaagatcttGAACCtattcaacttctttttctttcttcttcttctcggTGTCATGTTCacgaattttctttttgttgtttttttcctttggcAAAATCAATACTGCAAGTTATTTCAATAATGAActtatttgttaaattcaacgaaaattaattatcttaaaattgcatttaaaaatttttgtttggcCATTGTtgtaagtatatatatatatatgctaaatatctttaaaaattttctttgggcacgttgtgttattttattggtgtttttagtaataaaaataattaatttaaataaggattttttcttaaatttctaagtgcacaaaataaaatttaatattttaaatttaatacatgACTGTAAAGAGTAATAGAATGTTTAAATTAATCtttagaatataaataacCCTTTTATTCGGTTAATATTTCAGCTTCAAAGTCGCCATATTATTGCCTGTTTCTAGTGCTTCAATTCTCTCCCAACgattttaaaataacagtaTGCAATTGCCGGATCGAATTAAAATGGGATCTCATGCAATGTGCTGAATTGTTCGcacataaaattcaaataatagaatgcgaaaaaacaaacaaaacaagggCATAGTTCGTTTGCatatcattattcaattttgataaGAGTTTTATGTACAAGCATATAGCAACCAAAGCCTAACTTGGACTGGAGAAACCATATGCAGgctattaacatttaacaagtTCGAAAGAACAATTGATAATACAGACAACCAAGAAGGCGAGTATGGCATTTTCACATCTCatcaatatcatcaacatcaaGCCAATCATTGGATTCCTTGGACTCAGGATTGCGAGGGCTTCCCTGATGAGCAGCAGTGGGGTTGACACCTACTGACTTAATATCCTTTACTGCATTAGAGGAGCTCCTGCTAAGTTGAACCCAGTCCCGTGAGTCTTTTGCTGAAGAATCAGAACCAGATGTCACTTTCTTATAACTTATAGGCACATCCCCGTCTTCTTCCTCAAGATCACTAAATGATACGTCCTCGTCATTTTCCAGATGCATTTTGGAACCACTCATTCCAACTGTTTCTGAACTTTCCTCTTTCAACCAATCATCGCCATCATCCTCAAATTTCTCTTCAACTCCAACAGAGGAACCAGAGAGTGAATATTGATGTTTGGCCAGGTCCACTGTCTCTTCCTTGACAACAGTCTTGTCAACAACCTGCACCTCAGTACTTTGAACTGGGTGCTTGTCTGTTTCAAAATCAATTGCTACAATATAAGGGTCTCCATCAGTGGCAGATTTCTGCACTGACTCAGACTGCACAGGACACGGCACAGTATGGCAATCTTTCTCGGGTAACTCAGCAGTTTCACCCAAACAGGACGCACCACTTTCATCAGTTTTGTAGGAACCAGATGGCACTTCAGAATTAACTGGTTCAGGCTTTGACTTAGCTCTGTTCTGCAGGTCTTGCGCCAACATTGCTCTGGCCTCCAGTATCTACAGGCATTCACAGTCATCTATTAGAAATGACCGGCAACATAAgctcaaaataaaatggaaaacaTCAGAACAGATACAGAAAGAATGTGGTTAGCTGACATTCATGTCAAGTTTTCACAAAGGCTCTACATATTTTGTTAGGAAAACTGTACCTTTGCAATTCAATACCATGTATTTTACAACATTTTAGTTGCCTACAATTTTATTTGGCTTAAAAATTGTTAAGATATCAGCacaatcattaataatatttaccacccataaaaggaaaaggaaaaggaaaaggaaaaagaagggAGGAGCAGTGAACTGGTGTAGAAGCCATATGAACCACAAATTTTTCATGGAACAATTCCAGAAACATCTCACAAGTGAGAGAGAATTCCCAAAAACATCAACACTCTATCATTTCAAGCAAAAGAGGAATACGAATTCAAAACTGCCTTCAGACATCGAATGTAGGTAATATGGAAGTCCAGAACAAACCGATGAGTTGAGCATCTCTGGATCCAACAGATATTGAATGAtttgtaaaagaaagaaatacaaAACTATGTAGCAACAAAACAACTTACTTGGGGAGTTGACAAAATTTCAGCATCCTCTTTACTGAGTCTAGGGCGCAAAAGTACGAAATAGATCTTCCAAAAGCAACTTTCACTCATATACCCTGGGCAAAGTTCCATCCTGAGAGCAGCTAATGTTGGTGTAAGACGTTCAACAGCCAAAGCATGTTCTTGCTGAGCATCGGACATGtcaaaatctgaaaaaaacaaattaaacacaacTGATGTCAGGATGACTCCTTTtcttggaaaagaaaaagtcatGCACAATGAAAATAGAGTGGCTCTTGTACCTAACCCAACCAAAAGGATTctttataaaacaaatcagTTTCTCAGGTGCCAAAAGCAACAAAACTCTTGTTTGATGCACTGTTTGCATTTAGAATATTGAGCCCTTGGCATATGAGTATAAATGAGcatagaaagaaaaagttcAGAACGTAATAATGTCAGGCATAGATCTCGTAAAAGAGAAACAACAAAGGAAAACAAATTTGGCCATGATAATTGACCAGACTTCTATCAAAATGATAATAGAATTTCATTTGTGCTTAAGGAATTTCAAGCTTCACAGATCACATACGAGTGGGAATCCAAAGACAACACGCCTTAGAAGGGATAGTAAATGCCTAAAGCTCTTGAAAATACATTTTCATTGGTTACATTTGGAGCCCTTAATATCACAAGCAAAATCGTAAATACATTAAAGAATGAAATAGTCTAATACTTtcaaaaaagcaaaattacGATATAATAAGATCACATTGATAGAGAAATAACAAACCATCAAAATCGTCATCGTCGGGAACAGGAAAATCGATCCAAGTCTCAGGATGCAGCGATATGTTTCTAGCAAACATCAACACTTCTTCAGTAACACCAACAGCATCGATCGGGTCAGCCTCCGATCCAAACTGCAGAAAATTAGATGCCATTTTCGTGATCTCCGAAACAGAAATATTATTCGACAATTTCGAGATTCCGGTCTTGAATTTGCCACCAATCTCGGCGAAATCGCTTTTGATTCCTTCAATCAAGGCCTCGTCAGAGACTTCCGGATCGTGTCGATCGCTAATTTGAGGTTGCTGGTCAGATTCATCGGACTGCTGGCGTTGATCGCGAATTTGAGTTTGATGTTCTTGCGGCTCCGGGGGAGGAGCTAGGAAGGAGGCGACGCCCCATAGTTGGCGCGAGAAGGACTTCGTGAGCTCCGTCAGGTCCTCTTTGACGCCGCGTGGAGAGTCGGCCGTTGACTGATTTTGATTTCGATCTTGATTTGGAGCAGTGGTGGTGTTGCTCATAGGTGAGTGTCCTTCTTCGTAGTCGTCATCGTCAAGCTTAAGCGAGTTGGCGATGGATCTAGCAAGCCATGACATTTTCGGTTGAGTGAGAGTTGTCACCAGCGATTCCCTTTGTTGAACTTTCTATTACCAGGGATAACACTTCTTTACGGCGTCGTTTCGAATTATTGGTCGCTTTGTGTATTTTATCAATGATTGGACAAAATTCAATCAGAAAACATCATACGGATGCCTTGCCATTAAACCTTTCAATTCAACCAGATGATCGAGTTTCAGAAAATTCTcactaaattgaaaattttaccaaaaatcTCATTCACCGCCTGGGTTACCGGGGCCCGAGCTCCCTGGGCTTCTAGCCCGGTCTACGAGGGTCCGAGCTCGGGCTTCAAGTGTGCCGAACCCACATTGAGCCAAGCATAAACCTGAGCTTTCATTCAAAAGCCCTGAGTTCGGCCCATACacctcaaaaacaaaaacatgtgTTTGACTCAATAAACTCCGATGCGTTTCTTCAAGGTAGCAAAAAGAATAAGCAAATTGAacttaaatcaaattataaatgaattagatccaaatttattatattcgaattcaatttgtttattaatcaaatattcgtttaattttttgatgtacaattaaatgaatcgaataaattttggatttatttacaattcatttaattcttttatgcaaaattaataacaaaataatttgaatatggattagattacaaaaataataattgatgagcaaaaatcaagtaaaataaaatgacaaactAGGGGTGGACACGGTTCAGTTCAGattgaaattaagtagaaccgatttaaatcggttattttataaaaagaaccgaataagaaccgaactcaaacGGATCTTTTCAGATCGGTTCAGTTCTGTTTGGTTTTTTCGGTTCTAGACCTATTGGgcctattttaaatttttaaatttttagctcATTGGGTCTCATGagtgtaataatttttttcaacaattagttcatcctaatttcattacaaatattaacaataaatataaagtattcaaaacacattttatcactaatatcttactaactaCTAATAAGGTActcacaaaatatgaaatattaaaatttcaaaatacataaccaaactccaatactccatctacataaacataatcataatgttgtaaagacaaataaaaataataacaattacaacttacaacacaaaataaaaataaaatttagaaacaaacgCCAACAACATTCTCTCATCTTCATCAATATCAACATCAACTTTAGGCATTTTTCAACTCAATATTTggatctataaaaaaaaatttaacacatatcgatttgaataaaatttaaaattaattcggtttttcggttcggtttttcaGTTCAGCTAAGTGAATTGAATACCGAACTGacatttcagtttttttttttacaaatgatatatttcagttttttttaaaaatgaaaaccaatccaaattagaaaaaatcgCCGGTTCGGTTCGGTGTTTTTAAAACCATGctttttttgcccacccctaacaaaaatcataaaattaatatcctaaaaaatacaaatggatcctaaataaataaacgaatcagtttatttaacaaatcaaatcaaatcaaattctcctttttattaaatgaatcaattttttcaaatgcaaacttctttaattttaaaagatacttcttcatttcttttcaaaatatgctTTAGGAAGATATTATTTTGCAAAAGtgatttgtaaaaaaatttaccaaatactaaaattaatttataactttttcATGAGAACTCACATATGATAACATGTCTTAATCTAAATATGATCAAACAATACAAGTTGTAGTCCTCACAAAACTCAAATGATACAAGATAAAAGATAGGTTTTTCTCACTTAATTATTTCTCTTCTATAAAGACGTCATCACTCAAATGTATAGACAAAGGTAGACAAGTATATTAGAGGAAGGGTGCAATATCTACAAGCTTCCTCTTATTACTCTCTCTTCTTTGCTTACCATGTCACTCTAACTTCTGATTTAAGCACGTGGATTATTGTTTTATAGGATTTCAATCACTAAGTTCTTCACTCTCAACAATGGCGATTCCAAAGATATCAAGCTTTTTCACAACCCGTTCCCCAAGTAAGGCTCcgtttgatataattttttaagtaaagcttatttaagtagaacttttacttcaaaaaaatttagttgtttgattgtcaaagagaatttttattaaaattataaaattactttaataggtaaatttttttaaaactattttatgaaaataataaaataagattataaacTAAGTAGAGGATATTttagcatttaaaaaaattccatttattctcaaaaaccataaaatttaaaatttaagccataaaatagtttttttaatcttcaaaatgtttattaaaaaaataaaataacaataaaaattttgataaatttaattagattaaataagcacttataaCCATAAAACAAATCATACCAAACAAACGCTAAAACAAGTCTTTCTCAACCCCTCATGTATGGTTAATATCTATACACACttctaattataaaattttaattgctttttgAGTTCACCTCGGTAAACTCTTGGGTAAACTGTAACGCTAATATTAGTACAAATTACTTGGCAACTGAAAAGCATGGTAAGAACGAGAAGCAAAGGTGGCAGCAATTTCAATTCATCGCTGGAACGGCGTCGTTTCTGTCTCGGTGCTTAAGTCTGCATAGCCCCAGTGCCCCATCCCAAAACCCCAAGAACTCCCACTGAAAAATGTTACTTCGAAATCGTCTGTTCCTTCTCTTCTCAGCTTCACCATCTCCAAAACCATATCcgtttgctctctctctcaaaaccCAGTTGGTGTTCTCCACCCGAAGCCCGAACCGGAGACCCCATGCGACTTCAGCCTCGAAAACGTCAAAACAATCACAAACCGTATCAGACACGGCCCGGTTCGTTCGGACCGTCCTATTCGTGCCGCCTGGTGTTGACCCAGACGAGGTAACTGAGGACATGATATTACCCGGATCGAATATTGTAGTAGGACCCTACGCGGGTCATTCCCAGATTAAAGAAGTCGAGTTTGTGAAAAGCAGTGGTCGGGCTAAGGATTGTCCGAAAGATGACCGACCCGAGTTTGCAATTTTGGGTCGATCCAATGTGGGAAAGTCGTCGCTTATTAATGCTCTGGTTCGCAAGAAAGAACTTGCACTCACGTCCAAAAAGCcaggttttttgttttgttgcttGTTTAAtgtacttttttctttttaactgttcgctgtaattaaattatgagtTTTACAGGGAAGACTCAGCtgattaatcattttttggtGAATAAAAGTTGGTATATAGTGGATTTGCCTGGTTATGGGTAAGTTCTTCTGTCTTTGTAAGTAATTTATCAAGTATACTATTTGTGTGTATGcggaaatattaaaaaaaaaaaacgtggGGGTACGAAATAGTTGAAAGAAAATGGATTTCTCAGGAGTTCTTATAAGCAGTTTTCAGATACAATTTAAAACTAGTTTAATGTCTAAAAACAACAAGAGTAttgcttttatattttcctcTGCTAATTATATCCAAAACTCCATTTAATAATCTAGTTTTGTGAATCTGCTGGGTTGAACTTTCTAGGCTTTCATAGGTTAGATAGGATAGAATTTCTCTTGTATACTGCCCTTAGTATCTGATCCTAGTTGAAATTGTGTTAAGTGCAGGGAAATTGACCTAACGAAgcattattttcattgttgTACTGACTATATCAAAGGTTTCCGATGTTAACTTTTCTGCGATGGAAGACGCGGATTTATCTTTGTCTGAAAGAAGACTATTTTTGAAGCTGTGTAGGTTTCTGTAATATATAAGTGGACATGGTTGGATAGCTGACCGGACGGAGTAAAAATACCATCGACTTTTTCATTTCTGAAAAGCCGAAGAAAATTAATACTTTTCTGCACTCCATGAGCATCAATCAATGGAGTTGGgtgtcaaattttaaataattttggattattttGTGATTGTAAGAAACTCTTTGGAAATCTCTGTGACAGTTCTCTTGATGATATGTTTGGCAGGTCTCTGTTTTATGTCAGTTCATTTGTTACGGCCTTGTTGTTCATTGAGGATGTTCTCTTTCTTATAATTTGCACATCTGGTCCATTGTCTTATTTCCGTTTTTTCTTCATTAGTATATATTCTTCTGCTTCCGTCATAAAGTTTGAAATTGGCTTGAACTTTGAACCAAGTTTTGTAAACCTTGGAAGGTGTGTTGTGAAATTGCATGTCTGTGATCTATACCTGGGGTGTCTTTTTCATCAACTATGTTACTGGCAATTGTAGATTAGGGGTTTGTGTGTACCTTACATCCTTCTGGAGTTTGTTTGCCTTGTTTGAAAACTCTGTAATCTGTAATTTGGCTTAATAGTTCACTTTAGTTTAACTAAACCTAGTGAAGGCATGGATTATTTGTTAGTCACATAATGTTTAGGGGGTGCACTTTGTTTGCAGTTTTGCTAAAGCACCAGATGTTACTCGGATGGATTGGTCCTCATTCACAAAAGGCTACTTTTTAAATAGAGAATCTTTGGTCGGCGTCCTACTTCTCATCGATGCGAGTGTTCCTCCTCAAAAGATTGATCTAGACTGTGCAAATTGGCTTGGACGCAACAATGTATGTTGCTCTTTATCTTAAGTTTCATTGATATACAGATTATATTGCTAGCTTACTGAAACAAggtagtgggtatcaattggTTCAACTGTTAAAACCTCTTGCGGAGGTATAACAGATCTGTGGGTTCAATCTAGTTTACACTAGGGTTGAGGAGGGGTTTGGTTCAATCTACTGAAACAATGTGAAAATTCAATCTTCTAagagtattttgatatttctgCTTGGTACAGATACCGTTGACTTTTGTTTTCACAAAGTG
This window contains:
- the LOC102630587 gene encoding GTP-binding protein At2g22870, with translation MLLRNRLFLLFSASPSPKPYPFALSLKTQLVFSTRSPNRRPHATSASKTSKQSQTVSDTARFVRTVLFVPPGVDPDEVTEDMILPGSNIVVGPYAGHSQIKEVEFVKSSGRAKDCPKDDRPEFAILGRSNVGKSSLINALVRKKELALTSKKPGKTQLINHFLVNKSWYIVDLPGYGFAKAPDVTRMDWSSFTKGYFLNRESLVGVLLLIDASVPPQKIDLDCANWLGRNNIPLTFVFTKCDKMKVAKGRRPDENIKSFQQLIRENYPHHPPWIMTSSVTGLGRDELLLHMSQLRNYWDQ
- the LOC102630892 gene encoding uncharacterized protein LOC102630892 codes for the protein MSWLARSIANSLKLDDDDYEEGHSPMSNTTTAPNQDRNQNQSTADSPRGVKEDLTELTKSFSRQLWGVASFLAPPPEPQEHQTQIRDQRQQSDESDQQPQISDRHDPEVSDEALIEGIKSDFAEIGGKFKTGISKLSNNISVSEITKMASNFLQFGSEADPIDAVGVTEEVLMFARNISLHPETWIDFPVPDDDDFDDFDMSDAQQEHALAVERLTPTLAALRMELCPGYMSESCFWKIYFVLLRPRLSKEDAEILSTPQILEARAMLAQDLQNRAKSKPEPVNSEVPSGSYKTDESGASCLGETAELPEKDCHTVPCPVQSESVQKSATDGDPYIVAIDFETDKHPVQSTEVQVVDKTVVKEETVDLAKHQYSLSGSSVGVEEKFEDDGDDWLKEESSETVGMSGSKMHLENDEDVSFSDLEEEDGDVPISYKKVTSGSDSSAKDSRDWVQLSRSSSNAVKDIKSVGVNPTAAHQGSPRNPESKESNDWLDVDDIDEM